The following are encoded together in the Coffea arabica cultivar ET-39 chromosome 1c, Coffea Arabica ET-39 HiFi, whole genome shotgun sequence genome:
- the LOC113725449 gene encoding putative late blight resistance protein homolog R1B-8 — protein MYKRTWQMELMTCIDSILDKLRLLVPQGDLCKYDRASNELKVELGLVKTFLLCQWKLGYSGGGLELSAHEYGQQFYSLLLVFEDDGLSPSDLAGSASTFGGILKSFKQEIRKSYVDISDSLAKSVSESRIRFNTTDFEKGGSIFLDGESYGKRYPSMLDRLLASSSSLTDEFMDFFHSLLENLLDILNWGEAYDSELEKLLEPLQEKLVFLKNSILFARSQGKQERKLMEHCGVVALSAAHLCQSCWFFRDDNEVFVEISSKIDEVKDQIKPVVEPVRLAYISTLESMSSSLGMSTKANMSIVGGFVGSLLGNLWEFLVKCPAWFTSSLKHQIRILYEGLQFLRGILMKQQDDFDGLPGGIKDRFGAVVSDAGIVIFSLYQDNVREASAVEIDLKLFCLLEKIKLVKAEIEKKYPVASRSKFPTTNALELIDLVLEKLKELESCEVDPIFSFAKDGVDCLNSYLNKIQCTRVDRSSPTGFPGQELAKVYKTPWAIDVERQIRLEKLQHQKMQADVPFLTSFLENNLEQHIMNEKHQLQTMKDDLVSLRSLLEGNGEQHNHQEDPHALWSRVIEVAFKAEFVIESLLEDISFYSLMLFDDIAQEIKLVESLAQEATKIPRHMTSQVKSKTSGASYQVSSSSSIPTVDKAEVVLQDVEQAMIDKLIKGLEQLDIISVVGVAGLGKTFLAQRVYRDPRVTSHFHIQAWCCISQTYCKRDLLLQILACIDQKTQFSEKDDYQLALELRQRLLKQKFLIVLDDVWDIKAWNALKSSFPEKNNGSRILLTSRLTDIIGTPYHLRTLDESESYELLQKKLAVIREEGYSEEQNFLGWKIAKTCNGMPLSIAIISGILATLDQAGWEEVAKMVSLTAMVGATEQCSSILELSYGHLPDHLKQCILYFGAFREDSEICVRRLTWLWIAEGFVQKSGSECPEKIAEGYIMALINRSLVMVGQRRCAGEVKTCRIHDLLHVFCVKIAKKQNFLQLVRGYDEDLTFDEPYNPRRLSIQAQPKHFIKSRIICPQIRSLLYSSRDFGVRQLRCNFGFIFLLKLLIVLDLENISLGSDFPRELWSLVQLRYLAVLGWLKNGIPSSLEKLSNLETFLVRTKDNVGLFLLQDTLLKMQKLRHLHVYGALIDITLANDNLESSSILNNLDSFSTMKLYLGQSMEKIIRKFPNIRRLKCCLLQSEESSCDGTRIVAMDFLNQLESLKLLLGKVTAHPIEYHLPSNLKKLTLEDFSWSIMSTIRKLPNLEVLKLLRQADGVKEWDMEGKEEKEIFPKLKFLKLKDLSIVKWMGSGDHFPSLERLIMEGCAELEELPSCLGESQTLQLIEVRRCLFSTGDSVREIMQQQRDYGNPDLKILISEEIEESDGDSDGW, from the exons ATGTATAAAAGAACATGGCAGATGGAGTTGATGACTTGCATTGATTCCATCTTAGATAAACTGCGGCTGTTGGTTCCCCAGGGTGATCTCTGCAAGTATGATCGTGCTTCGAATGAGCTGAAGGTGGAGCTTGGACTTGTGAAAACATTCCTTCTGTGTCAGTGGAAATTGGGATATTCCGGGGGTGGTTTGGAATTATCTGCTCATGAATATGGGCAGCAGTTTTACTCTCTTCTTCTTGTATTCGAGGATGATGGATTGTCCCCCAGCGACTTGGCTGGATCAGCTTCAACTTTTGGAGGCATTCTAAAGAGTTTTAAGCAAGAAATCAGGAAATCCTATGTCGATATTTCCGATTCCTTAGCGAAATCCGTCTCTGAGTCTAGAATACGATTCAATACAACAGATTTTGAGAAAGGGGGCTCTATTTTTTTGGACGGTGAATCATACGGGAAAAGGTATCCCAGTATGTTGGATCGCTTATTGGCATCCAGTTCTTCTTTGACAGATGAGTTCATGGATTTCTTCCACTCCTTGCTAGAGAATTTGTTGGATATTCTCAATTGGGGTGAAGCCTACGATTCGGAACTTGAAAAACTGTTGGAGCCCTTGCAAGAGAAGCTAGTATTCCTCAAAAACTCCATTCTCTTTGCTAGGTCACAAGGCAAGCAGGAGCGGAAACTTATGGAACACTGTGGAGTTGTGGCTCTGTCTGCAGCCCATCTTTGTCAAAGTTGCTGGTTTTTCAGAGATGATAATGAAGTTTTTGTTGAAATCAGCTCCAAGATTGATGAAGTAAAAGATCAGATCAAGCCCGTTGTTGAGCCAGTCCGTTTGGCTTATATCAGCACCTTGGAATCCATGTCTTCATCACTTGGGATGTCTACCAAGGCTAATATGTCTATAGTGGGGGGTTTTGTAGGTTCTCTCCTAGGTAATCTTTGGGAGTTTCTCGTAAAGTGTCCTGCCTGGTTTACTTCATCTCTAAAGCATCAAATTCGGATACTCTACGAGGGACTGCAGTTCTTGAGAGGCATTTTGATGAAGCAGCAAGACGATTTTGATGGGCTTCCGGGAGGAATCAAAGATCGCTTTGGGGCTGTGGTCAGTGATGCTGGGATTGTAATTTTCTCACTATATCAGGACAATGTCCGAGAAGCTTCAGCCGTGGAAATTGATCTTAAGCTCTTTTGTTTACTGGAGAAGATCAAGCTTGTTAAGGCAGAAATTGAGAAAAAGTATCCTGTAGCATCAAGGTCCAAATTTCCAACAACCAATGCACTAGAGTTGATCGATCTTGTTCTAGAAAAGTTGAAGGAACTGGAAAGCTGTGAAGTTGATccaatattttcttttgcaaaggatgGAGTTGACTGCTTAAATTCATACTTGAACAAGATCCAATGCACTAGAGTTGACCGATCTTCTCCCACTGGTTTTCCTGGGCAAGAACTTGCAAAAGTGTACAAAACACCCTGGGCCATTGATGTGGAGCGGCAGATCCGGCTTGAAAAGCTCCAACATCAAAAGATGCAAGCTGATGTCCCATTCTTAACGTCATTCTTGGAGAATAATTTGGAGCAGCACATCATGAATGAAAAGCACCAACTTCAGACGATGAAAGATGATCTTGTATCTTTAAGATCATTATTGGAAGGAAATGGGGAGCAACACAACCATCAGGAAGATCCCCATGCCCTTTGGAGTCGTGTCATAGAGGTTGCATTCAAGGCAGAATTTGTTATCGAATCCTTACTAGAGGATATCTCATTCTACTCTCTGatgttatttgatgatattgcACAAGAAATTAAGCTCGTCGAAAGTCTAGCCCAGGAAGCTACCAAGATTCCGAGGCATATGACATCACAAG TGAAAAGCAAGACGAGTGGAGCATCTTACCAGGTGTCATCATCGAGTAGTATCCCAACAGTCGATAAAGCTGAGGTGGTCTTGCAGGATGTGGAGCAAGCAATGATTGATAAACTTATAAAAGGTCTAGAGCAGCTGGACATCATCTCCGTTGTGGGCGTGGCTGGACTAGGCAAGACTTTTTTGGCACAAAGAGTTTACCGTGATCCTAGAGTTACATCTCACTTCCACATTCAGGCATGGTGTTGTATCTCCCAAACATATTGCAAGAGAGATTTGTTGCTTCAGATTTTGGCTTGCATTGATCAGAAAACTCAATTTTCTGAGAAGGATGATTATCAATTGGCTCTTGAACTCCGGCAACGCTTGTTGAAACAGAAGTTTCTCATAGTTTTGGATGATGTTTGGGACATTAAAGCATGGAATGCTTTAAAATCTTCATTCCCAGAGAAAAACAATGGAAGCCGAATTCTCTTAACAAGTCGACTTACTGATATTATTGGCACACCTTATCATCTTAGGACACTTGATGAATCAGAAAGCTATGAATTACTACAGAAGAAGTTGGCAGTTATTAGAGAAGAAGGCTATTCCGAAGAACAAAATTTTCTCGGGTGGAAAATAGCAAAAACTTGTAATGGGATGCCTCTATCAATTGCCATCATATCTGGTATCCTTGCAACTCTCGATCAAGCTGGGTGGGAAGAAGTCGCAAAAATGGTGAGTTTAACTGCCATGGTTGGTGCCACAGAACAATGCAGCAGCATACTAGAGCTGAGTTATGGGCATCTGCCTGACCATTTGAAGCAATGCATTCTTTACTTTGGAGCCTTTCGAGAAGATTCAGAAATTTGTGTCCGGAGGTTGACATGGTTATGGATCGCTGAAGGATTTGTGCAGAAGAGCGGGTCGGAGTGCCCAGAGAAAATAGCAGAAGGCTATATAATGGCTCTAATCAACAGAAGCTTAGTTATGGTGGGGCAACGAAGATGCGCAGGTGAGGTCAAGACCTGCCGCATTCATGATTTGTTGCATGTCTTTTGTGTGAAAATagccaaaaaacaaaattttctacAATTGGTGCGAGGGTATGATGAGGATCTTACATTTGATGAGCCGTACAACCCACGTCGATTATCTATTCAAGCTCAACCAAAGCATTTCATCAAATCTAGGATAATTTGTCCCCAAATACGCTCTCTATTATATTCATCTCGAGATTTTGGGGTCCGCCAACTCCGGTGCAATTTTGGTTTCATTTTTCTCCTGAAACTTCTTATTGTGCTAGACTTGGAAAATATTAGTCTAGGTTCTGATTTCCCGAGGGAATTATGGTCGCTTGTTCAGCTGAGGTACTTGGCAGTTCTAGGTTGGCTCAAGAATGGCATTCCATCTTCACTAGAAAAGCTCTcaaatttggaaacttttctTGTGAGAACAAAGGATAATGTTGGTCTTTTTTTGTTGCAAGATACTCTTCTAAAGATGCAGAAATTGAGGCATCTGCATGTGTATGGTGCTTTGATTGATATTACATTGGCCAATGATAACCTTGAAAGCTCCTCCATCTTGAACAATTTAGACTCTTTTTCAACTATGAAGCTTTAtcttgggcaaagcatggaaaAGATCATCAGAAAGTTTCCAAATATCCGCAGACTGAAATGCTGTCTGCTACAGTCAGAGGAATCTTCTTGTGATGGCACAAGGATTGTGGCAATGGATTTTCTGAATCAACTAGAATCACTAAAGCTGCTTCTGGGTAAAGTGACTGCGCATCCCATCGAGTATCATCTCCCCTCGAATCTTAAGAAGTTGACGCTGGAGGACTTCTCATGGAGCATAATGTCCACAATCAGAAAGCTACCAAATCTCGAGGTTCTTAAATTACTCCGACAAGCTGATGGGGTAAAGGAGTGGGACatggaaggcaaggaagaaaaggaaatctTCCCTAAACTCAAGTTCTTGAAATTGAAGGATTTGAGCATTGTCAAATGGATGGGATCAGGAGATCACTTTCCCAGTCTTGAGAGATTAATAATGGAAGGTTGTGCAGAGTTGGAAGAGCTCCCTTCTTGTTTAGGGGAATCTCAAACTCTTCAATTGATTGAGGTGCGTAGATGCCTCTTCTCTACTGGGGATTCAGTTCGAGAGATTATGCAACAGCAGAGAGACTATGGAAATCCGGATCTTAAAATCCTTATCTCAGAAGAAATTGAGGAGTCAGATGGAGATTCAGATGGATGGTGA